The Macaca fascicularis isolate 582-1 chromosome 1, T2T-MFA8v1.1 genome includes a window with the following:
- the LOC123570334 gene encoding uncharacterized protein: protein MQVRLESLTWAPYLICLQRTLLGHSLHSQQPPCPQHRRFHVGSRRVTAVESRKSRGAPSPARTQDPLRRVRDPTPILASSPGLRRGARSGGYDQEASEPGVVGLCCAVSPIHPRLALSGVGGPDLHRFQEGPQRPWDPSEAGKVVRLFLPAVGGGSAGGRRVGPPVSYCEGCVGAEGLGAPQLLWERLRVPARNPHQADAGPSTQRLAPATQGVPTAGALNARVF from the coding sequence ATGCAGGTCAGACTAGAGTCTTTAACTTGGGCACCATATCTGATCTGCCTTCAGCGCACACTTCTGGGCCACTCTCTGCACTCTCAACAACCCCCTTGCCCCCAGCACCGTCGGTTTCACGTCGGGAGCCGCCGCGTAACCGCGGTGGAATCTCGCAAGAGCCGGGGCGCCCCCTCACCTGCCCGCACCCAGGATCCGTTGCGCCGCGTTCGGGACCCCACCCCCATTCTGGCCTCTTCGCCGGGGCTCAGGCGGGGCGCTCGGTCAGGCGGTTACGACCAGGAGGCGTCGGAACCTGGCGTGGTAGGGCTGTGCTGCGCGGTCAGTCCCATTCACCCTCGCCTGGCGCTCTCCGGCGTGGGCGGGCCGGACCTCCACCGCTTCCAGGAAGGGCCACAACGGCCGTGGGACCCCAGCGAGGCGGGTAAGGTCGTCCGCCTCTTCCTGCCGGCGGTCGGCGGAGGCTCGGCGGGCGGGCGGCGCGTGGGGCCGCCGGTGTCGTACTGCGAGGGCTGCGTGGGCGCGGAGGGCCTGGGCGCTCCCCAGCTGCTGTGGGAGCGCCTCCGGGTCCCCGCGCGGAACCCTCACCAGGCAGATGCTGGCCCATCCACCCAGCGCCTGGCGCCGGCCACGCAGGGGGTCCCGACCGCAGGAGCTCTCAACGCGAGGGTCTTCTGA